In a genomic window of Cyclopterus lumpus isolate fCycLum1 chromosome 13, fCycLum1.pri, whole genome shotgun sequence:
- the rflnb gene encoding refilin-B isoform X1, which yields MVGRLNLPNACEGDPLDMSCRADRGLDSPDSGLPPSPSPSAWLLPACANKPGGVSPVSEDEGRGSLVPVLISGSFQQLHPLSYGEGIALDPLPSKEMRFTSSVHYNSDRHFIQGVALQPTGQGLEHCRQTIMAVPHSTWRHYKTQLDFQPRHRPQYFKSTTIVYPKKTSSLYTTELSYDCHRLSKRFFSSVELEAADRRELPQ from the exons ATGGTCGGCAGGTTGAACTTGCCAAATGCATGTGAAGGAGATCCGCTGGATATGAGCTGCAGGGCTGACAGAGGACTTGACAGCCCGGACTCCGGGTTGCCCCCGAGCCCGAGCCCCAGCGCCTGGCTGCTGCCCGCGTGTGCGAACAAACCCGGGGGCGTGAGCCCGGTGTCTGAAGACGAGGGAAGGGGCTCTTTG GTTCCAGTTTTAATCTCTGGCTCTTTCCAGCAGCTGCACCCATTGTCCTACGGGGAAGGCATAGCACTTGATCCATTACCGTCGAAGGAAATGAG ATTTACCTCATCCGTGCACTACAACTCGGACCGGCACTTCATCCAGGGTGTGGCCTTGCAGCCTACGGGCCAGGGCCTTGAACACTGCAGGCAGACCATTATGGCCGTGCCCCACAGCACCTGGCGCCACTACAAGACACAGCTGGATTTCCAGCCTCGCCACCGGCCACAGTACTTCAAGAGTACCACCATTGTATACCCCAAGAAAACCAGTTCCCTCTACACCACAGAGCTGAGCTACGACTGCCACCGACTATCCAAGCGTTTCTTCTCCAGTGTGGAGCTGGAGGCGGCGGACCGCAGAGAGCTACCTCAGTGA
- the rflnb gene encoding refilin-B isoform X2, which translates to MSCRADRGLDSPDSGLPPSPSPSAWLLPACANKPGGVSPVSEDEGRGSLVPVLISGSFQQLHPLSYGEGIALDPLPSKEMRFTSSVHYNSDRHFIQGVALQPTGQGLEHCRQTIMAVPHSTWRHYKTQLDFQPRHRPQYFKSTTIVYPKKTSSLYTTELSYDCHRLSKRFFSSVELEAADRRELPQ; encoded by the exons ATGAGCTGCAGGGCTGACAGAGGACTTGACAGCCCGGACTCCGGGTTGCCCCCGAGCCCGAGCCCCAGCGCCTGGCTGCTGCCCGCGTGTGCGAACAAACCCGGGGGCGTGAGCCCGGTGTCTGAAGACGAGGGAAGGGGCTCTTTG GTTCCAGTTTTAATCTCTGGCTCTTTCCAGCAGCTGCACCCATTGTCCTACGGGGAAGGCATAGCACTTGATCCATTACCGTCGAAGGAAATGAG ATTTACCTCATCCGTGCACTACAACTCGGACCGGCACTTCATCCAGGGTGTGGCCTTGCAGCCTACGGGCCAGGGCCTTGAACACTGCAGGCAGACCATTATGGCCGTGCCCCACAGCACCTGGCGCCACTACAAGACACAGCTGGATTTCCAGCCTCGCCACCGGCCACAGTACTTCAAGAGTACCACCATTGTATACCCCAAGAAAACCAGTTCCCTCTACACCACAGAGCTGAGCTACGACTGCCACCGACTATCCAAGCGTTTCTTCTCCAGTGTGGAGCTGGAGGCGGCGGACCGCAGAGAGCTACCTCAGTGA
- the vps53 gene encoding vacuolar protein sorting-associated protein 53 homolog isoform X2 — MPESSGFVLTMMEEEELEFAEDLEAILHLTPEVQLAIEQVFPSQDPLDRSDFNAVEYINTLFPTEQSLANIDDVVSKIRLKIRRLDDNIRTVVRGQTNVGQDGRQALEEAQIAIQQLFGKIKDIKDKAEKSEQMVKEITRDIKQLDHAKRHLTTSITTLNHLHMLAGGVDSLEAMTRKRQYGEVANLLQGVVNVLEHFHKYMGIPQIRQLSERVKAAQSELGTQILADFEESFPSQGSKRPGGPSNVLRDACLVANVLDLRIKQEIIKKFIKQQLSEYLVLFQENQDVAWLDKIDRRYAWIKRQLVDYEEKYGRMFPEEWCMTERIAVEFCHITRVELAKVMRTRAKEIEVKLLLFAIQRTTNFEVLLAKRFTGCTLTDTPGKKPESPLASTNPFLDDEGGEDVGADKDEDLAKPRKPKAPDNPFHGIVSKCFEPHLYVYIESQDKNLGELIDRFVADFRAQGPPKAGTEEGGAVLPSCADLFVYYKKCMVQCSQLSTGEPMIALTTIFQKFLREYAWKILSGNLPKSNSNSGGLTISSLLKEKEGSEAAKFTVDELCLICSILSTAEYCLATTQQLEEKLKEKVDKLLVERIHLTGEMDTFSTVISNSIQLLVQDLDAACDPALTAMSKMPWQSVEHVGDQSPYVTSIIMHIKQNVPNIRENLASTRKYFTQFCIKFTNSFIPKFINHLFRCKPISMVGAEQLLLDTHSLKTVLLDLPSIGSQVLRKAPASYTKIVVKGMTRAEMILKVVMAPHEPPVVFVDNYIKLLADGNPETFQKILDMKGLKRSEQSSMLELFRQRLPTPPSGADGGPSLFSTTPEQESSRIRKLEKLIKKRL, encoded by the exons ATGCCGGAGAGCTCTGGTTTTGTTTTGACAATGATGGAAGAAGAGGAATTGGAATTTGCTGAGGATTTGGAGGCTATATTGCATCTAACCCCAGAGGTGCAACTAGCCATTGAACAG GTGTTCCCCAGCCAGGACCCCCTGGACAGATCAGACTTCAATGCTGTAGAATACATCAACACACTGTTCCCCACCGAGCAG TCTTTGGCTAATATTGATGACGTGGTAAGCAAGATTCGGCTGAAGATCCG GCGCCTGGATGACAACATCAGAACAGTTGtgagaggccagaccaatgtgGGCCAGGATGGCAGACAG GCTTTGGAAGAAGCCCAAATAGCTATCCAGCAGCTGTTTGGAAAAATCAAAGACATCAAGGACAAGGCAGAGAAATCTGAACAAATG GTCAAGGAGATTACAAGGGACATAAAGCAGCTGGACCATGCCAAGCGCCACCTAACTACATCCATCACCACCCTCAACCACTTGCATATGTTGGCAGGGGGTGTTGACTCTTTAGA AGCCATGACCAGAAAAAGGCAGTATGGTGAGGTGGCCAACCTGCTGCAAGGAGTGGTCAATGTGCTTGAACATTTCCACAAGTACATGGGCATACCCCAGATCAGACAGCTTTCTGAGAG AGTAAAGGCAGCTCAGAGTGAGTTGGGGACTCAGATCCTGGCTGATTTTGAAGAATCTTTCCCCTCTCAAGGCTCTAAG agACCAGGTGGTCCCAGTAACGTGCTAAGAGATGCCTGTCTGGTGGCCAATGTGCTGGATCTGCGCATTAAACAGGAGATTATAAAAAAATTCATCAAGCAGCAGCTCTCAGAGTACCTGGTGTTATTCCAGGAAAACCAAGAT GTTGCATGGCTAGACAAGATTGATCGCCGCTATGCCTGGATCAAACGGCAGCTGGTGGACTATGAGGAGAAGTATGGACGCATGTTTCCTGAGGAGTGGTGCATGACGGAGCGTATTGCTGTGGAGTTCTGCCACATCACCAG GGTGGAGCTAGCCAAAGTGATGCGAACACGGGCTAAAGAGATCGAGGTGAAGCTGCTTCTATTTGCTATTCAAAGGACTACAAACTTTGAGGTTCTTCTGGCCAAACGTTTCACAGGATGCACCTTGACGGACACACCCGGA AAGAAGCCAGAGAGCCCTCTCGCCTCCACTAACCCCTTCCTGGATGATGAGGGAGGTGAGGATGTGGGCGCAGATAAGGACGAGGATCTGGCTAAG CCAAGGAAGCCAAAAGCTCCAGACAACCCTTTCCATGGCATTGTCTCCAAGTGCTTTGAACCTCATCTCTACGTCTACATAGAATCCCAAGACAA GAACCTGGGCGAACTGATTGACCGGTTTGTGGCTGACTTCAGAGCACAAGGTCCACCCAAGGCAGGCACAGAGGAGGGCGGAGCAGTGCTGCCCAGCTGTGCTGACCTGTTTGTGTATTACAAGAAGTGCATGGTGCAGTGCTCCCAACTGAGCACAGGAGAACCAATGATCGCCCTAACAACCATCTTCCAGAAGTTCCTGAGAGAGTATGCTTGGAAGATCCTCTCTGGCAACCTGCCTAA ATCCAACAGTAACAGCGGGGGTCTTACCATCAGCAGcctgctgaaggagaaggaaggctCAGAGGCTGCAAAGTTCACAGTGGATGAGCTCTGTCTGATCTGTAGCATCCTGAGCACTGCAGAGTACTGCCTGGCTACCACACAACAG TTGGAAGAGAAACTTAAGGAAAAGGTAGATAAACTCCTAGTCGAAAGAATACATTTGACAGGGGAGATGGATACATTCAGCAC TGTGATTTCAAACAGTATCCAGCTACTCGTTCAAGATCTGGATGCTGCCTGTGACCCTGCTCTTACGGCTATGAGCAAG atgcCGTGGCAGAGTGTGGAGCATGTGGGGGACCAAAGTCCTTATGTGACGTCAATCATCATGCACATTAAGCAAAATGTGCCGAACATCAGAGAGAATCTGGCCTCCACACGCAAATACTTCACACAATTCTGCATCAAGTTCACAAA TTCTTTCATTCCCAAATTTATCAACCACCTGTTCCGATGTAAACCTATCAGCATGGTGGGCGCTGAACAA CTCCTACTAGACACTCACTCCCTGAAGACAGTCTTGCTGGATCTGCCCTCCATCGGCTCCCAGGTGCTTCGCAAGGCACCTGCCAGCTACACCAAAATAGTGGTGAAAGGCATGACCCGCGCAGAGATGATCCTTAAG GTGGTGATGGCCCCACATGAACCGCCAGTGGTGTTTGTCGATAACTACATCAAGCTCCTGGCTGATGGAAATCCTGAGACCTTCCAAAAGATTCTGGACATGAAG GGCCTGAAGCGCAGTGAACAGAGCAGCATGCTGGAGCTCTTCAGGCAGCGGCTACCCACTCCACCCTCCGGGGCCGACGGCGGGCCCTCTCTGTTCAGTACCACCCCTGAACAGGAGTCGTCTCGCATCCGCAAACTCGAGAAACTCATCAAAAAGAGACTTtga
- the vps53 gene encoding vacuolar protein sorting-associated protein 53 homolog isoform X3 produces the protein MPESSGFVLTMMEEEELEFAEDLEAILHLTPEVQLAIEQSLANIDDVVSKIRLKIRRLDDNIRTVVRGQTNVGQDGRQALEEAQIAIQQLFGKIKDIKDKAEKSEQMVKEITRDIKQLDHAKRHLTTSITTLNHLHMLAGGVDSLEAMTRKRQYGEVANLLQGVVNVLEHFHKYMGIPQIRQLSERVKAAQSELGTQILADFEESFPSQGSKRPGGPSNVLRDACLVANVLDLRIKQEIIKKFIKQQLSEYLVLFQENQDVAWLDKIDRRYAWIKRQLVDYEEKYGRMFPEEWCMTERIAVEFCHITRVELAKVMRTRAKEIEVKLLLFAIQRTTNFEVLLAKRFTGCTLTDTPGQKKPESPLASTNPFLDDEGGEDVGADKDEDLAKPRKPKAPDNPFHGIVSKCFEPHLYVYIESQDKNLGELIDRFVADFRAQGPPKAGTEEGGAVLPSCADLFVYYKKCMVQCSQLSTGEPMIALTTIFQKFLREYAWKILSGNLPKSNSNSGGLTISSLLKEKEGSEAAKFTVDELCLICSILSTAEYCLATTQQLEEKLKEKVDKLLVERIHLTGEMDTFSTVISNSIQLLVQDLDAACDPALTAMSKMPWQSVEHVGDQSPYVTSIIMHIKQNVPNIRENLASTRKYFTQFCIKFTNSFIPKFINHLFRCKPISMVGAEQLLLDTHSLKTVLLDLPSIGSQVLRKAPASYTKIVVKGMTRAEMILKVVMAPHEPPVVFVDNYIKLLADGNPETFQKILDMKGLKRSEQSSMLELFRQRLPTPPSGADGGPSLFSTTPEQESSRIRKLEKLIKKRL, from the exons ATGCCGGAGAGCTCTGGTTTTGTTTTGACAATGATGGAAGAAGAGGAATTGGAATTTGCTGAGGATTTGGAGGCTATATTGCATCTAACCCCAGAGGTGCAACTAGCCATTGAACAG TCTTTGGCTAATATTGATGACGTGGTAAGCAAGATTCGGCTGAAGATCCG GCGCCTGGATGACAACATCAGAACAGTTGtgagaggccagaccaatgtgGGCCAGGATGGCAGACAG GCTTTGGAAGAAGCCCAAATAGCTATCCAGCAGCTGTTTGGAAAAATCAAAGACATCAAGGACAAGGCAGAGAAATCTGAACAAATG GTCAAGGAGATTACAAGGGACATAAAGCAGCTGGACCATGCCAAGCGCCACCTAACTACATCCATCACCACCCTCAACCACTTGCATATGTTGGCAGGGGGTGTTGACTCTTTAGA AGCCATGACCAGAAAAAGGCAGTATGGTGAGGTGGCCAACCTGCTGCAAGGAGTGGTCAATGTGCTTGAACATTTCCACAAGTACATGGGCATACCCCAGATCAGACAGCTTTCTGAGAG AGTAAAGGCAGCTCAGAGTGAGTTGGGGACTCAGATCCTGGCTGATTTTGAAGAATCTTTCCCCTCTCAAGGCTCTAAG agACCAGGTGGTCCCAGTAACGTGCTAAGAGATGCCTGTCTGGTGGCCAATGTGCTGGATCTGCGCATTAAACAGGAGATTATAAAAAAATTCATCAAGCAGCAGCTCTCAGAGTACCTGGTGTTATTCCAGGAAAACCAAGAT GTTGCATGGCTAGACAAGATTGATCGCCGCTATGCCTGGATCAAACGGCAGCTGGTGGACTATGAGGAGAAGTATGGACGCATGTTTCCTGAGGAGTGGTGCATGACGGAGCGTATTGCTGTGGAGTTCTGCCACATCACCAG GGTGGAGCTAGCCAAAGTGATGCGAACACGGGCTAAAGAGATCGAGGTGAAGCTGCTTCTATTTGCTATTCAAAGGACTACAAACTTTGAGGTTCTTCTGGCCAAACGTTTCACAGGATGCACCTTGACGGACACACCCGGA CAGAAGAAGCCAGAGAGCCCTCTCGCCTCCACTAACCCCTTCCTGGATGATGAGGGAGGTGAGGATGTGGGCGCAGATAAGGACGAGGATCTGGCTAAG CCAAGGAAGCCAAAAGCTCCAGACAACCCTTTCCATGGCATTGTCTCCAAGTGCTTTGAACCTCATCTCTACGTCTACATAGAATCCCAAGACAA GAACCTGGGCGAACTGATTGACCGGTTTGTGGCTGACTTCAGAGCACAAGGTCCACCCAAGGCAGGCACAGAGGAGGGCGGAGCAGTGCTGCCCAGCTGTGCTGACCTGTTTGTGTATTACAAGAAGTGCATGGTGCAGTGCTCCCAACTGAGCACAGGAGAACCAATGATCGCCCTAACAACCATCTTCCAGAAGTTCCTGAGAGAGTATGCTTGGAAGATCCTCTCTGGCAACCTGCCTAA ATCCAACAGTAACAGCGGGGGTCTTACCATCAGCAGcctgctgaaggagaaggaaggctCAGAGGCTGCAAAGTTCACAGTGGATGAGCTCTGTCTGATCTGTAGCATCCTGAGCACTGCAGAGTACTGCCTGGCTACCACACAACAG TTGGAAGAGAAACTTAAGGAAAAGGTAGATAAACTCCTAGTCGAAAGAATACATTTGACAGGGGAGATGGATACATTCAGCAC TGTGATTTCAAACAGTATCCAGCTACTCGTTCAAGATCTGGATGCTGCCTGTGACCCTGCTCTTACGGCTATGAGCAAG atgcCGTGGCAGAGTGTGGAGCATGTGGGGGACCAAAGTCCTTATGTGACGTCAATCATCATGCACATTAAGCAAAATGTGCCGAACATCAGAGAGAATCTGGCCTCCACACGCAAATACTTCACACAATTCTGCATCAAGTTCACAAA TTCTTTCATTCCCAAATTTATCAACCACCTGTTCCGATGTAAACCTATCAGCATGGTGGGCGCTGAACAA CTCCTACTAGACACTCACTCCCTGAAGACAGTCTTGCTGGATCTGCCCTCCATCGGCTCCCAGGTGCTTCGCAAGGCACCTGCCAGCTACACCAAAATAGTGGTGAAAGGCATGACCCGCGCAGAGATGATCCTTAAG GTGGTGATGGCCCCACATGAACCGCCAGTGGTGTTTGTCGATAACTACATCAAGCTCCTGGCTGATGGAAATCCTGAGACCTTCCAAAAGATTCTGGACATGAAG GGCCTGAAGCGCAGTGAACAGAGCAGCATGCTGGAGCTCTTCAGGCAGCGGCTACCCACTCCACCCTCCGGGGCCGACGGCGGGCCCTCTCTGTTCAGTACCACCCCTGAACAGGAGTCGTCTCGCATCCGCAAACTCGAGAAACTCATCAAAAAGAGACTTtga
- the vps53 gene encoding vacuolar protein sorting-associated protein 53 homolog isoform X1: MPESSGFVLTMMEEEELEFAEDLEAILHLTPEVQLAIEQVFPSQDPLDRSDFNAVEYINTLFPTEQSLANIDDVVSKIRLKIRRLDDNIRTVVRGQTNVGQDGRQALEEAQIAIQQLFGKIKDIKDKAEKSEQMVKEITRDIKQLDHAKRHLTTSITTLNHLHMLAGGVDSLEAMTRKRQYGEVANLLQGVVNVLEHFHKYMGIPQIRQLSERVKAAQSELGTQILADFEESFPSQGSKRPGGPSNVLRDACLVANVLDLRIKQEIIKKFIKQQLSEYLVLFQENQDVAWLDKIDRRYAWIKRQLVDYEEKYGRMFPEEWCMTERIAVEFCHITRVELAKVMRTRAKEIEVKLLLFAIQRTTNFEVLLAKRFTGCTLTDTPGQKKPESPLASTNPFLDDEGGEDVGADKDEDLAKPRKPKAPDNPFHGIVSKCFEPHLYVYIESQDKNLGELIDRFVADFRAQGPPKAGTEEGGAVLPSCADLFVYYKKCMVQCSQLSTGEPMIALTTIFQKFLREYAWKILSGNLPKSNSNSGGLTISSLLKEKEGSEAAKFTVDELCLICSILSTAEYCLATTQQLEEKLKEKVDKLLVERIHLTGEMDTFSTVISNSIQLLVQDLDAACDPALTAMSKMPWQSVEHVGDQSPYVTSIIMHIKQNVPNIRENLASTRKYFTQFCIKFTNSFIPKFINHLFRCKPISMVGAEQLLLDTHSLKTVLLDLPSIGSQVLRKAPASYTKIVVKGMTRAEMILKVVMAPHEPPVVFVDNYIKLLADGNPETFQKILDMKGLKRSEQSSMLELFRQRLPTPPSGADGGPSLFSTTPEQESSRIRKLEKLIKKRL; the protein is encoded by the exons ATGCCGGAGAGCTCTGGTTTTGTTTTGACAATGATGGAAGAAGAGGAATTGGAATTTGCTGAGGATTTGGAGGCTATATTGCATCTAACCCCAGAGGTGCAACTAGCCATTGAACAG GTGTTCCCCAGCCAGGACCCCCTGGACAGATCAGACTTCAATGCTGTAGAATACATCAACACACTGTTCCCCACCGAGCAG TCTTTGGCTAATATTGATGACGTGGTAAGCAAGATTCGGCTGAAGATCCG GCGCCTGGATGACAACATCAGAACAGTTGtgagaggccagaccaatgtgGGCCAGGATGGCAGACAG GCTTTGGAAGAAGCCCAAATAGCTATCCAGCAGCTGTTTGGAAAAATCAAAGACATCAAGGACAAGGCAGAGAAATCTGAACAAATG GTCAAGGAGATTACAAGGGACATAAAGCAGCTGGACCATGCCAAGCGCCACCTAACTACATCCATCACCACCCTCAACCACTTGCATATGTTGGCAGGGGGTGTTGACTCTTTAGA AGCCATGACCAGAAAAAGGCAGTATGGTGAGGTGGCCAACCTGCTGCAAGGAGTGGTCAATGTGCTTGAACATTTCCACAAGTACATGGGCATACCCCAGATCAGACAGCTTTCTGAGAG AGTAAAGGCAGCTCAGAGTGAGTTGGGGACTCAGATCCTGGCTGATTTTGAAGAATCTTTCCCCTCTCAAGGCTCTAAG agACCAGGTGGTCCCAGTAACGTGCTAAGAGATGCCTGTCTGGTGGCCAATGTGCTGGATCTGCGCATTAAACAGGAGATTATAAAAAAATTCATCAAGCAGCAGCTCTCAGAGTACCTGGTGTTATTCCAGGAAAACCAAGAT GTTGCATGGCTAGACAAGATTGATCGCCGCTATGCCTGGATCAAACGGCAGCTGGTGGACTATGAGGAGAAGTATGGACGCATGTTTCCTGAGGAGTGGTGCATGACGGAGCGTATTGCTGTGGAGTTCTGCCACATCACCAG GGTGGAGCTAGCCAAAGTGATGCGAACACGGGCTAAAGAGATCGAGGTGAAGCTGCTTCTATTTGCTATTCAAAGGACTACAAACTTTGAGGTTCTTCTGGCCAAACGTTTCACAGGATGCACCTTGACGGACACACCCGGA CAGAAGAAGCCAGAGAGCCCTCTCGCCTCCACTAACCCCTTCCTGGATGATGAGGGAGGTGAGGATGTGGGCGCAGATAAGGACGAGGATCTGGCTAAG CCAAGGAAGCCAAAAGCTCCAGACAACCCTTTCCATGGCATTGTCTCCAAGTGCTTTGAACCTCATCTCTACGTCTACATAGAATCCCAAGACAA GAACCTGGGCGAACTGATTGACCGGTTTGTGGCTGACTTCAGAGCACAAGGTCCACCCAAGGCAGGCACAGAGGAGGGCGGAGCAGTGCTGCCCAGCTGTGCTGACCTGTTTGTGTATTACAAGAAGTGCATGGTGCAGTGCTCCCAACTGAGCACAGGAGAACCAATGATCGCCCTAACAACCATCTTCCAGAAGTTCCTGAGAGAGTATGCTTGGAAGATCCTCTCTGGCAACCTGCCTAA ATCCAACAGTAACAGCGGGGGTCTTACCATCAGCAGcctgctgaaggagaaggaaggctCAGAGGCTGCAAAGTTCACAGTGGATGAGCTCTGTCTGATCTGTAGCATCCTGAGCACTGCAGAGTACTGCCTGGCTACCACACAACAG TTGGAAGAGAAACTTAAGGAAAAGGTAGATAAACTCCTAGTCGAAAGAATACATTTGACAGGGGAGATGGATACATTCAGCAC TGTGATTTCAAACAGTATCCAGCTACTCGTTCAAGATCTGGATGCTGCCTGTGACCCTGCTCTTACGGCTATGAGCAAG atgcCGTGGCAGAGTGTGGAGCATGTGGGGGACCAAAGTCCTTATGTGACGTCAATCATCATGCACATTAAGCAAAATGTGCCGAACATCAGAGAGAATCTGGCCTCCACACGCAAATACTTCACACAATTCTGCATCAAGTTCACAAA TTCTTTCATTCCCAAATTTATCAACCACCTGTTCCGATGTAAACCTATCAGCATGGTGGGCGCTGAACAA CTCCTACTAGACACTCACTCCCTGAAGACAGTCTTGCTGGATCTGCCCTCCATCGGCTCCCAGGTGCTTCGCAAGGCACCTGCCAGCTACACCAAAATAGTGGTGAAAGGCATGACCCGCGCAGAGATGATCCTTAAG GTGGTGATGGCCCCACATGAACCGCCAGTGGTGTTTGTCGATAACTACATCAAGCTCCTGGCTGATGGAAATCCTGAGACCTTCCAAAAGATTCTGGACATGAAG GGCCTGAAGCGCAGTGAACAGAGCAGCATGCTGGAGCTCTTCAGGCAGCGGCTACCCACTCCACCCTCCGGGGCCGACGGCGGGCCCTCTCTGTTCAGTACCACCCCTGAACAGGAGTCGTCTCGCATCCGCAAACTCGAGAAACTCATCAAAAAGAGACTTtga